The Desulfovibrio sp. genome has a window encoding:
- a CDS encoding ABC transporter permease — MRKVILAQPPAGLASTLRASASLASPAGVFAHFFRRRELLSEFTRLEFSGRYQGTQLGMLWSLVTPLVTLGVYTFVFSAVFKTSWSGSGTGGVLEFALSLLTGLACFEVVSGAAARGATVMAENVNFVKKVVFPLEVLPVSVALALSAQSLLSLGLVCAVRIFTGAGLPETAMLAPLGYVPLVLFASGLGLWLAPVGVAAKDVGHIITAFMQLYFFLTPIVYPLSAVPERYQPILAANPLHVVIEHFRRTLLWGQAPDWTALGLVTLFALVFMLLGFAWFMQLKKVFADVL, encoded by the coding sequence ATGCGTAAAGTCATACTGGCACAGCCCCCGGCGGGGCTCGCATCCACCCTGCGCGCAAGCGCGAGCCTGGCCTCACCGGCCGGGGTCTTCGCGCATTTCTTCAGGCGGCGCGAGCTGTTGAGCGAATTCACGCGTCTGGAATTCTCGGGCCGCTACCAGGGCACGCAGCTTGGAATGCTCTGGAGCCTGGTGACTCCGCTTGTCACCCTGGGGGTCTACACCTTCGTGTTTTCAGCCGTGTTCAAGACCTCCTGGAGCGGGTCGGGCACGGGCGGTGTTCTTGAATTCGCCCTGTCGCTGCTTACCGGCCTGGCCTGCTTCGAGGTGGTGTCCGGGGCGGCGGCGCGCGGGGCCACGGTCATGGCCGAGAACGTGAACTTCGTGAAAAAGGTGGTCTTCCCGCTGGAGGTGCTGCCGGTCAGCGTGGCCTTGGCCCTGTCGGCGCAATCGCTTCTGTCCCTGGGCCTTGTCTGCGCGGTCAGGATCTTCACGGGCGCCGGTCTGCCTGAGACAGCCATGCTGGCCCCCCTGGGCTATGTCCCCCTGGTGCTTTTCGCGTCCGGGCTCGGACTGTGGCTGGCTCCGGTGGGCGTGGCCGCCAAGGACGTGGGGCATATCATCACGGCCTTCATGCAACTCTATTTCTTCCTGACCCCCATCGTCTATCCACTTTCGGCCGTGCCCGAGCGCTACCAGCCCATCCTGGCGGCCAACCCGTTGCACGTTGTCATCGAGCATTTCCGGCGCACCCTGTTATGGGGCCAGGCTCCGGACTGGACCGCCCTGGGGCTGGTGACCCTCTTTGCCCTGGTTTTCATGCTCTTGGGGTTTGCCTGGTTCATGCAGTTAAAGAAGGTGTTCGCGGATGTCCTCTAG
- a CDS encoding ABC transporter ATP-binding protein, with amino-acid sequence MSSSPLVSVEGVSKVYNLYKRPQDRLRQLLAVGGRKYYKEHWALRDVSFTIEPGEAFGIIGRNGAGKSTLLQIMAGVLSPTAGRVETPERVAALLELGSGFKPDFTGRQNVFINAAVLGVPRKVAEERMDDILAFADIGVHIDQPVRTYSSGMFLRLAFAVTICLEPEILIVDEALAVGDVFFRQKCYARLQSLMDKGVAVVLVSHAMNDVAQFCSRALYLERGQVKFLGPSMDAVKLYMLSASPGASGSCSLAAPATAIEGFGQDDHWPGDDAFVDISSAGRAESGMAECVRLAVMDCQGLPGRAFEQGDTALFYVEYRVNADMEVPVAGVELISDKGVIVFGKNTLQFDCRVPEYVPAGSLLRFVFEVKLDLAVGEYTFGAGLTTMSAQDFSRRAEMTHPELDSKNTILSILSNAGSLAVTFRSADTSPVQLTHHGVANLPSSARMAFLPAEGDSPK; translated from the coding sequence ATGTCCTCTAGCCCCCTGGTTTCAGTTGAGGGCGTGAGCAAGGTCTACAACCTGTACAAGCGGCCCCAGGACCGTTTGCGCCAGCTCCTGGCCGTGGGCGGGCGTAAGTACTACAAGGAACACTGGGCGCTCAGGGACGTCTCCTTCACCATCGAACCCGGCGAGGCCTTCGGCATCATCGGCCGAAACGGCGCGGGCAAGTCCACGCTCTTGCAGATCATGGCCGGGGTGCTTTCGCCCACGGCCGGGCGCGTGGAAACCCCTGAGCGCGTGGCCGCCCTTCTGGAGCTTGGCAGCGGGTTCAAACCGGACTTCACCGGCCGACAGAACGTGTTCATCAACGCCGCAGTGCTTGGCGTGCCCCGCAAGGTGGCCGAAGAGCGCATGGACGACATCCTGGCCTTCGCGGACATCGGGGTGCATATCGACCAACCCGTGCGCACCTACTCCTCGGGCATGTTTCTGCGCCTGGCCTTTGCCGTGACCATCTGCCTGGAACCCGAGATCCTCATCGTGGACGAGGCCCTGGCCGTGGGTGACGTGTTCTTCCGCCAGAAGTGCTACGCCAGGCTCCAGAGCCTCATGGACAAGGGCGTGGCCGTGGTGCTCGTCTCCCACGCCATGAACGACGTGGCCCAGTTCTGCTCCCGAGCCCTGTATCTGGAACGCGGCCAGGTGAAGTTTTTGGGGCCCTCCATGGACGCGGTGAAGCTCTACATGCTTTCTGCCTCCCCGGGCGCCTCGGGTTCGTGTTCCCTGGCCGCCCCCGCCACGGCCATTGAAGGGTTCGGCCAGGACGACCATTGGCCCGGTGACGATGCCTTTGTCGACATCTCTTCGGCCGGGCGGGCCGAATCGGGCATGGCCGAGTGCGTGCGCCTGGCCGTGATGGACTGCCAGGGTCTGCCGGGCCGGGCCTTCGAACAGGGCGACACGGCGCTCTTTTACGTGGAGTACCGGGTGAACGCGGACATGGAAGTGCCCGTGGCCGGGGTGGAGCTTATTAGCGACAAGGGCGTGATCGTTTTCGGAAAGAACACCCTGCAGTTCGACTGCCGGGTGCCCGAGTACGTTCCGGCCGGGTCCCTGCTGCGTTTCGTTTTCGAGGTGAAGCTCGACCTGGCCGTGGGCGAATACACCTTCGGCGCGGGGCTCACCACCATGTCCGCCCAGGATTTCTCCCGACGCGCCGAGATGACCCACCCGGAGCTCGATTCGAAAAACACTATCCTTTCCATCCTCTCCAACGCGGGCAGCCTGGCCGTCACCTTCCGGAGCGCGGACACATCCCCGGTGCAGCTCACCCACCACGGCGTGGCCAACCTGCCAAGCTCGGCCCGGATGGCCTTTCTTCCCGCCGAAGGTGATTCCCCGAAGTGA
- a CDS encoding glycosyltransferase family 4 protein: MKNEDLKAVIRDISSGFKAEAPLPALFERMLMLSPKLWRWWDLGWRALRRLTPALAVDRRPGQNPLIAVDLLPLLPGGANGGAKVFTLNLLETMASMAPDWAFVLAANPETLPELKEYETNTLKVIPADKKWQLKPPRKLLGRPIDAWFCPFTRPYFQHQDIPLVSIIYDLQYHYYPQFFSDAEARGRDQTFQLAARRSARLACISDFVRQTVLEYGNLPPEKVRTVHICLPERLSEPSDHEVAAVLKRLGLARQGYLIFPANFWPHKNHAVLLTAFGLFAKAHADLALKLVFTGADTGLAPELRLAAQSMGLGEKVLFTGYVSDEDLAALTTGSLALIFPSLFEGYGMPVAEAMHLGVPVLCSNVTSLPEVGGDAALYFDPRKPEDVASAIARIATQPDLRAELAVKGKARAASLGGPQDMAQAYLNLLDEAMRGLGSQSCACEGVSRDSVSGRVFAAFGPASGRQWIEAHFRNEGDAPVAYEAYLNGKLLGPKALLANGATFALKRLASPYGGCLEIVFDVPAGHDVVPGLKCLKLSLAGRENHDFLGGS, encoded by the coding sequence ATGAAGAACGAAGATCTTAAGGCGGTCATCCGCGACATCTCCTCCGGGTTCAAGGCCGAGGCGCCGCTGCCGGCGCTCTTTGAGCGGATGCTCATGCTTAGTCCCAAGCTCTGGCGCTGGTGGGACCTGGGCTGGCGGGCCTTGCGCAGGCTTACCCCGGCTTTGGCCGTGGACCGCAGGCCGGGCCAGAACCCGCTCATTGCCGTGGACCTTCTGCCGCTTCTGCCCGGCGGGGCCAACGGCGGAGCCAAGGTGTTCACCCTGAATCTTCTGGAAACCATGGCGTCCATGGCTCCGGACTGGGCCTTCGTGCTGGCCGCCAACCCGGAAACCCTGCCCGAGCTCAAGGAATACGAAACCAATACGCTCAAGGTGATTCCGGCGGATAAGAAGTGGCAGCTGAAACCGCCGCGCAAGCTCCTGGGCAGGCCCATAGACGCCTGGTTCTGCCCGTTCACGCGCCCCTATTTCCAGCACCAGGACATCCCCCTGGTGTCCATCATCTACGACCTGCAGTACCACTATTACCCGCAGTTCTTCTCCGACGCCGAGGCGCGCGGTCGCGACCAGACCTTCCAGCTGGCGGCCAGGCGTTCGGCCCGGCTGGCCTGCATCTCGGACTTCGTGCGCCAGACCGTGCTCGAATACGGAAACCTGCCCCCGGAGAAGGTACGCACCGTGCACATCTGCCTGCCCGAGCGCTTGAGCGAGCCTTCGGACCATGAGGTGGCGGCGGTCCTTAAGCGTTTAGGCCTCGCCCGGCAGGGGTACCTTATTTTCCCGGCCAACTTCTGGCCGCACAAGAACCACGCCGTTCTGCTCACGGCCTTCGGCCTCTTCGCCAAGGCCCATGCTGACCTGGCGCTCAAGCTGGTGTTCACCGGCGCGGACACCGGCCTGGCGCCCGAACTGAGGCTTGCGGCGCAGTCCATGGGGCTCGGGGAGAAGGTGCTGTTTACCGGCTACGTGTCCGACGAGGACCTGGCGGCGCTCACCACGGGATCTCTGGCCCTTATCTTCCCGTCGCTTTTCGAGGGATACGGCATGCCCGTGGCCGAGGCCATGCACCTTGGGGTGCCGGTATTGTGTTCCAATGTCACCAGCCTGCCCGAGGTGGGCGGCGACGCGGCCCTCTATTTCGATCCGAGAAAGCCGGAGGACGTGGCCTCGGCCATCGCCCGCATCGCCACGCAGCCGGACCTGCGGGCCGAACTGGCGGTCAAGGGCAAGGCCCGTGCCGCCTCCCTGGGCGGGCCGCAGGACATGGCCCAGGCCTACCTGAACCTTTTGGACGAGGCCATGCGCGGGCTCGGCTCGCAAAGCTGCGCCTGCGAGGGCGTTTCCCGAGATTCGGTCTCCGGCCGGGTCTTCGCGGCATTCGGCCCGGCTTCGGGCAGGCAATGGATCGAGGCCCATTTCCGCAACGAGGGGGACGCGCCCGTCGCCTACGAGGCCTATCTGAACGGCAAGCTCCTGGGGCCCAAGGCCCTCTTGGCCAACGGAGCAACGTTCGCCCTCAAGCGTCTGGCCAGCCCGTATGGCGGCTGCCTGGAAATCGTCTTCGATGTTCCAGCCGGCCATGATGTGGTGCCAGGGCTCAAATGCCTGAAACTCTCGCTTGCGGGCAGAGAAAATCACGATTTTCTTGGGGGGTCCTAA